The following DNA comes from Halorhabdus tiamatea SARL4B.
ACCACGGACCCGTGTTCGAACCAACTGCATCCGGCGGAATAACCCTTACTTTCTGATCCGAACGCTTTCACTTCCCCCACCCATCTCCCCGGACGTGCACCGCAGTCAAGTCCTCAACCTGCTCGCCGTCGCCCTGCTCGTCCTCGCAGCAGTGCTGGCGCTGACCGGCCCGACCAGTCCACTCGCCCCGCTGCTCTCCCCGCTGTCCTACGAGAACGCGACACTCTCGATCCACGACGAGAACGGCACGGAACTCGGGACCGTCGACGTCCGCGTGGCCGACACCGAACGGGAACGCTACGTCGGCCTGAGTAACACCGAGTCACTCGCGGAGGGCGAGGGCATGCTTTTCGTCCACCCTGAATCCGGAAGCTACGCCTACGTGATGCGAAACATGGCGTTCCCGATCGACATCGTCTTCGCCGGCGAAAACGGGACGATCACGACAATCCATCACGCCCAACTCCCCGAGAACCCGGACAATCCACAGCAACGCTACCGCGGCCAGGGCCAGTACGTGCTCGAAGTCCCCTATGGCTGGACGAACTCGACCGGTATCCACCCCGGGGACCGAGTTTCGATTCCCGATTCCGTCGCGAACTGAGAGGAATCGTTTTCACGACGCGGCCGCGCCGTGGAGACATGCACCTCACCGAGTCGACCTGGCCCGACGCCGACGCGGTCGAGACCGATCTGGCCGTCCTCCCCGTCGGAAGCACCGAACAGCACGGCCCGCACGCGCCGCTCGGAACCGACGCCATCATCGCCGAGGCCGTCGCCGACGCGGCGGTTGCGTCCTTTCCGGGCGAGGTCGTCGTCGCGCCGCCGCTCACTGTCGGCGTGAGCGAGGAACATCGCGCCTTTCCGGGGTCGTTGTGGGTCAGCGAGGACACCTTCCGGGCGACAGTTCGCGAGACCGTCGACAGCCTCGCCCACCACGGCTGGAATCGCGTGGTGATCGTCAACGGCCACGGCGGCAACGTCGGTCCGCTCGAGGAAGTCTGTGCCCGGATCTCCCGCCACGACGACGCCTATTCGGTCCCGTTCACCTGGTTCGACGCGGTCGACCCCGACGACGTCTCGATGGGCCACGCCGGGCCACTCGAAACGAGCGTGCTCGAACATGTCGCGCTGGATCTCATTGACGAGAACGGGATCGAGGCTGCCCGCGAGGGGGCTGCCAGGCGCTGGGGCGAGTGGACGAGCGGTGTCAATCTCGCCTACGACGTCGAGGAATTCGCCCCGAACGGCGTCGTCGGGGATCCGACTGCAGGTAGTGCCGACCTCGGCGAAGAACTGCTCGGCTCGGCCCGGGACGCGCTGGTGTCGCTGCTGGAAGCAGTGGCCGAACGCGATCTGTCCGGTGACTAACCGGCTATTCGTCGCTTTCGTCGTCTCCCGCGTCGTCTCTCTCCTCGTCTGCGGATTCGAGTTCACTCCGGATCTCTGGAACAGTTCCCGCAAGGTCGCTCACTTGCTCGCGAGCGGCCGAGAGGTCGGCGATGAGATCCTCGACGGCCTCGATATCGTCCTCCAGATCGCCGGCATCGTCGAAGGCATCGGCACGTTCGCCCATCGTGTACCACTTCTTGGCGTCCCGGAGGTGGGTCTCTGCCTCACCCGGGTCCAGCCCCGACCGAAGGGCATTCAGGACACCGAGCGTGTTGTCGGCCTCGACGTCCCAGACGTCGTCGGGGTCGGGCAGCGCCTCGCGGGCCGCGTCGAGGTGTTCCTCGACGTCGCTGCGCATTTCGGTCGCCGCTTCGCCGAAGAGATCGTCGTCGTCGAGTGTTGATTGACTCATAGACACCTCTTCACACGCTCTCGGTTAAAAGATTGCCCGAAATTCAGGGGCCATTCCCTCAATCAGCGCCCGAGGGACGCCGGTCGGCGAGGACGTCGAAGTCGGCGTTGGTGTCCCCGAGCACTAACAGCGCGAACTGGCGGTGAAACACCCGGATCGGAACGTAGATCGCGGCTGCTGCGACGAAAAGAACGAGAAGATACGCCCCGAACAGAACCGCGAGCACTGCGATCGCTGCGGCCGTAATCACGCCGCCCTGGAGCGCGCCGACGCCGACGACCACGGCGACGACGGCGAACGGAATCAAGAGTGCGACGGCGGCGATCCCGAGGACGATACTCCCGACGATCCCCGTGACGATGTGCAGGCCGAAGGCCACCAGCACGTACGCGCCGTACTCTTTCCACTGGCCGGTGAGCGTCGGCCAGAACCGCCGCCAGCCGGCGATGACGCCGCGATCTTCACGGAGCATGATCGGGACGACGAACTCGGTGGTGAAGCCGTTGGCCAGTGCAACTGGAATCCCGACGACGAACCCGAGCGGAAGGAGGACGAGGACACCCACGACGATCCGGGCGATCGACGGCGAGACGGCTTCGCCCGCGAACAGCGCCGCGATCACGTCACCGAACAATAGCAAGAACGCCCCGCCGAAGATCGCAAACGCCACAGCCCCGAGAACGAGCCGAAAGGCGAACAGCCGGAGTCCGCGACCGATGTAA
Coding sequences within:
- a CDS encoding DUF5790 family protein, with protein sequence MSQSTLDDDDLFGEAATEMRSDVEEHLDAAREALPDPDDVWDVEADNTLGVLNALRSGLDPGEAETHLRDAKKWYTMGERADAFDDAGDLEDDIEAVEDLIADLSAAREQVSDLAGTVPEIRSELESADEERDDAGDDESDE
- a CDS encoding DUF192 domain-containing protein; translation: MHRSQVLNLLAVALLVLAAVLALTGPTSPLAPLLSPLSYENATLSIHDENGTELGTVDVRVADTERERYVGLSNTESLAEGEGMLFVHPESGSYAYVMRNMAFPIDIVFAGENGTITTIHHAQLPENPDNPQQRYRGQGQYVLEVPYGWTNSTGIHPGDRVSIPDSVAN
- a CDS encoding DUF7544 domain-containing protein, with the protein product MALAAIDRIDDAVDMTRSFLLPFDGGRWARLAVIVFFLLGGSGGGSVFSTTGNAPASAGSVPGDSIPEFSIELPELTATAVAVVLGVIAVLVLLGLVVGAIGAIMEFVFVESLSSAEINVRAYFGHYIGRGLRLFAFRLVLGAVAFAIFGGAFLLLFGDVIAALFAGEAVSPSIARIVVGVLVLLPLGFVVGIPVALANGFTTEFVVPIMLREDRGVIAGWRRFWPTLTGQWKEYGAYVLVAFGLHIVTGIVGSIVLGIAAVALLIPFAVVAVVVGVGALQGGVITAAAIAVLAVLFGAYLLVLFVAAAAIYVPIRVFHRQFALLVLGDTNADFDVLADRRPSGAD
- a CDS encoding creatininase family protein, which translates into the protein MHLTESTWPDADAVETDLAVLPVGSTEQHGPHAPLGTDAIIAEAVADAAVASFPGEVVVAPPLTVGVSEEHRAFPGSLWVSEDTFRATVRETVDSLAHHGWNRVVIVNGHGGNVGPLEEVCARISRHDDAYSVPFTWFDAVDPDDVSMGHAGPLETSVLEHVALDLIDENGIEAAREGAARRWGEWTSGVNLAYDVEEFAPNGVVGDPTAGSADLGEELLGSARDALVSLLEAVAERDLSGD